In Cucurbita pepo subsp. pepo cultivar mu-cu-16 chromosome LG04, ASM280686v2, whole genome shotgun sequence, the following are encoded in one genomic region:
- the LOC111792752 gene encoding polyol transporter 5-like, giving the protein MGYHIDEASSAIPKKPKRNKYAFMCAILASMASILLGYDVGVMSGAAIFIKRDFGISYVQQEVMTGVINLYSLIGAAAAGRTSDWIGRRYTMVLAGIIFFVGAILMGFATNYAFLMFGRFIAGLGVGYALMISPVYTAEVSPASSRGFLTSFPEVFINFGLLLGYISNFAFAKFPLHLGWRFMLGIGAFPSVFLAVVVLMMPESPRWLVMQGQVGKAKKVLDKTSDSVEEAQQRLADIKEAAGIPITCTDDVVQVPKRSSHGKDVWKDLFLHPTPSVRHIIIAAVGLHFFQQASGVDSVVLYSPTIFEKAGIKSDREKLLATVAVGFTKTVFILVATFLLDRVGRRPLLLSSVAGKIISLLLLGMGLTIIQHHAHVRLTWAVGLCIATVLSDMAFFSIGMGPIAWVYSSEIFPLKLRAQGASIGVIVNRMTSGVVTMTFLSLSNAITIGGAFFLYAGIAAISWVFFYVVFPETQGRTLEDMEGLFGNLLWRFSKQRKIERNDVVNQVQLGTNGEV; this is encoded by the exons ATGGGATACCACATAGATGAAGCTTCTTCAGCAATTCCCaagaagcccaaaagaaacaaatatgcTTTCATGTGTGCAATTTTGGCTTCCATGGCTTCCATTTTACTCGGCTATG ACGTTGGTGTAATGAGTGGAGCTGCAATTTTTATCAAACGAGACTTCGGAATCTCCTACGTCCAGCAGGAAGTTATGACCGGCGTCATCAACCTCTACTCCCTCATCggcgccgccgccgccggcaGAACCTCCGACTGGATCGGCCGCCGCTACACCATGGTCCTCGCCGGTATCATCTTCTTCGTCGGTGCCATTCTCATGGGCTTCGCCACCAACTACGCCTTCCTCATGTTCGGCCGTTTCATCGCCGGCCTTGGCGTCGGCTACGCCCTCATGATCTCTCCCGTCTACACTGCCGAAGTCTCTCCCGCCTCCTCTCGCGGCTTCCTCACCTCATTCCCCGAG GTGTTTATAAATTTCGGGTTACTTCTCGgatacatctcgaatttcgcTTTCGCAAAGTTTCCACTTCATCTCGGATGGCGATTCATGCTCGGAATCGGTGCATTCCCCTCGGTATTTCTAGCCGTAGTCGTTTTAATGATGCCGGAATCGCCACGTTGGCTAGTAATGCAAGGCCAAGTTGGAAAAGCCAAAAAAGTCCTCGACAAAACATCGGATTCCGTTGAAGAGGCTCAACAGAGACTCGCCGACATCAAGGAAGCCGCCGGGATACCCATCACCTGCACCGACGACGTCGTTCAAGTCCCAAAGCGGAGCAGCCACGGCAAGGATGTTTGGAAAGACCTCTTCCTCCACCCGACACCCTCCGTCCGCCACATTATAATAGCCGCCGTTGGACTCCATTTCTTCCAGCAAGCATCCGGCGTGGACTCCGTTGTTCTCTACAGCCCCACCATCTTCGAGAAGGCCGGAATCAAATCCGACAGAGAAAAGCTACTCGCGACGGTGGCCGTTGGATTCACCAAGACCGTCTTTATCTTAGTCGCTACTTTTCTACTCGACCGTGTAGGACGGCGGCCGTTGCTCCTCAGCAGCGTCGCTGGGAAGATAATATCGCTCCTGCTGCTGGGAATGGGGCTCACGATAATTCAACACCATGCTCACGTGAGACTCACGTGGGCAGTTGGGTTGTGTATTGCCACAGTGTTGTCCGACATGGCGTTTTTCTCCATCGGAATGGGCCCCATCGCGTGGGTTTATAGCTCGGAGATTTTCCCGTTGAAGCTACGCGCCCAAGGGGCGAGTATAGGAGTGATAGTGAACAGAATGACAAGTGGGGTAGTTACAATGACGTTTTTGTCCCTGTCCAACGCGATTACGATTGGTGGGGCGTTTTTTCTGTACGCCGGGATTGCAGCGATTTCTTGGGTGTTTTTCTACGTTGTGTTTCCTGAGACGCAAGGGAGGACCCTCGAGGACATGGAGGGACTTTTCGGTAATTTACTTTGGAGATTTTCTAAACAGaggaaaatagagagaaacGACGTCGTAAATCAAGTTCAATTAGGGACAAATGGGGAAGTTTAG
- the LOC111792777 gene encoding deSI-like protein At4g17486, which translates to MKYISEKGWNCMIPLHLRGESSSHFCIFSKRASRYGPGNTPVYLNVYDLTTVNGCVYWAGVGIYHSGIQVHGVEYAFGAHEYPTSGVFEVEPRCCPGFKFRKSILMGTTCLDPVQFREFMERNSANYNGDMYHLIVKNCNHFCEDICYKLTGKHIPKWVNRLARIGYLCNCMLPKALKTSTVPHDSNFQGYDNEKKRLRTTFGCFTSISMHQREVSMSSLFLHSHYKGCLPPWELKGTRSRSMKER; encoded by the exons ATGAAGTATATATCAGAGAAGGGATGGAATTGTATGATACCTCTCCATTTGAGGGGGGAATCGAGCTCTCACTTTTGTATCTTTTCGAAAAGGGCATCGAGATATGGTCCAGGAAACACTCCAGTTTATCTGAATGTGTATGACTTGACGACTGTGAATGGGTGTGTTTACTGGGCAGGGGTTGGCATATATCATTCTGGGATTCAAG TTCATGGTGTGGAATATGCGTTTGGAGCTCATGAGTATCCGACGAGTGGTGTGTTTGAGGTTGAGCCTCGATGTTGTCCGGGGTTTAAGTTTAGGAAGTCAATTTTGATGGGTACCACTTGCTTGGATCCTGTTCAATTTCGAGAGTTCATGGAGCGTAATTCTGCCAATTACAATGGCGATATGTACCATTTGATTGTTAAGAACTGCAACCATTTTTGTGAGGATATTTGCTACAAGCTCACTGGGAAACACATACCCAAATGGGTGAATCGGCTTGCCAGAATAG GATATCTATGTAACTGCATGCTCCCCAAGGCTCTCAAGACTTCAACTGTTCCACACGACTCAAATTTCCAAGGATATGACAACGAAAAGAAACGATTACGAACGACTTTTGGTTGTTTCACGTCGATTTCAATGCATCAACGCGAAGTTTCAATGTCTTCATTGTTTCTTCACTCTCACTATAAAGGCTGTCTGCCACCATGGGAGCTCAAAGGGACGAGAAGTCGTTCGATGAAGGAACGCTGA
- the LOC111792785 gene encoding NEDD8-conjugating enzyme Ubc12-like produces the protein MIKLFKVKEKQREIAKNADGKPPVKKQSAGELRLQKDISELNLPKTCSISFPNGKDELMNFEVTIHPDEGYYLGGTFLFSFQVSPVYPHEPPKVKCKTKVYHPNIDLEGNVCLNILREDWKPVLNINTIIYGLFHLFTQPNHEDPLNHDAAAVLRDNPKMFESNVRRAMAGGYVGHTFFTRCM, from the exons ATGATTAAGCTTTTTAAAGTGAAGGAAAAGCAGAGAGAGATCGCAAAAAACGCCGATGGAAAACCTCCTGTCAAGAAGCAATCTGCAGGAGAATTGCGTCTTCAAAAAG ATATCAGTGAACTGAACCTGCCAAAAACATGTAGTATATCCTTTCCTAATGGCAAGGATGAGTTGATGAACTTTGAGGTCACTATTCATCCTGATGAAGGATATTATCT AGGTGGTAcatttctcttctctttccaaGTTTCCCCTGTCTACCCTCACGAGCCACCAAAAGTGAAGTGCAAGACAAAG GTGTATCATCCTAATATCGACTTGGAAGGAAACGTTTGTCTCAATATTTTAAGAGAGGACTGGAAGCCCGTTCTGAATATCAACACTATAATATACGGATTATTTCATCTTTTCACG CAACCAAATCATGAAGACCCCCTCAACCACGATGCCGCTGCTGTTTTGAGGGATAACCCAAAGATGTTCGAATCCAATGTGCGAAGAGCCATGGCTGGGGGTTACGTGGGGCACACTTTCTTCACACGTTGCATGTAG